From the genome of Hymenobacter sp. PAMC 26628, one region includes:
- a CDS encoding carbonic anhydrase → MAGISEILENNKKWVSSRNAEDPEFFQRLANGQKPKYLFIGCSDSRVPASGITGTGPGEMFVHRNIANLVVHSDMNLLSVLQYAVEVLGVQDILVVGHYGCGGVAAAAANKQYGLIDNWLVNIRDVIRLHETEYLRVTDETERLRRLVELNVIEQVRNLAKTNIIQNAMRGDNPPRLHGLVYDIADGVLKDLEVDGEDVMTDMEHIYATEALPQSQDDANAYGGPQHNPTELAQAEAESVAQGQAT, encoded by the coding sequence ATGGCTGGCATCAGCGAAATTCTCGAAAACAACAAAAAGTGGGTGTCGAGCCGCAACGCGGAAGACCCCGAATTTTTCCAGCGCCTGGCCAACGGCCAGAAGCCCAAATACTTGTTCATTGGCTGTTCTGACTCGCGCGTACCCGCTTCGGGCATCACGGGCACGGGCCCCGGCGAAATGTTCGTGCACCGCAACATCGCTAACCTGGTGGTGCATTCCGACATGAACCTGCTGAGCGTGCTGCAATACGCCGTGGAAGTGCTCGGCGTGCAAGACATTTTGGTGGTGGGCCATTACGGCTGCGGCGGCGTGGCCGCGGCGGCCGCCAACAAGCAGTACGGCCTGATCGACAACTGGCTGGTGAACATCCGCGACGTGATCCGGCTGCACGAAACCGAGTACTTACGCGTCACGGACGAAACCGAGCGCCTGCGCCGGCTGGTGGAGTTGAACGTGATTGAGCAGGTGCGCAACCTGGCCAAAACCAACATTATCCAGAATGCCATGCGCGGCGACAACCCGCCCCGCCTGCACGGCTTGGTATACGACATCGCCGACGGTGTGCTGAAGGACTTGGAAGTGGACGGCGAGGACGTAATGACCGATATGGAGCACATCTACGCAACCGAAGCGTTGCCCCAAAGCCAAGACGACGCCAATGCTTACGGGGGCCCCCAGCACAACCCCACCGAGCTGGCCCAAGCGGAAGCCGAATCTGTGGCGCAGGGCCAAGCTACCTAG
- a CDS encoding TonB-dependent receptor plug domain-containing protein, which yields MLSIRATATLLGSLFTLSALAQTAPADSARALREVTVYGSRLGQSAGQTGRAVTVVPGSRLNEYPVLSLDDLLRVLPALEVQSRGSFGAQADVTMRGSTFTQVLLLLDGMRLNDPLTGHFAGYLPISPAEIEQIEIVRGPGAALYGPDAVGGFINIVTKTFAATHRPDGTQLAATFQSGEYGLKSTNLGFYGQEKGLRLAGGLLNNTASGQLLDAPGGGRNDVKLNTYSLSGAYDITPKLSAAARASFDRRDFNAQNYYTTNLGDRARETFTRDWYQGQLRYEWSTKARTELQIVGTSSTDYYVYTPTSVPSDHLMHYLNVQGQHQLQISPKLRATLGGQADRRAVQSNDRGDHAVWHTGAFAVAALAPTPGLNVTGALRLDHDQAYGTELVPQLNASQQLGEHLTVRGALGKAIRAANFTEQYNSNVRPGITPAGFNVGDPNLAAERTFNYEGGLDYQPTPALLVRATYFHRDGRNLIDYVAQSGAQVIAATGLANLNPNSSYRFAQNLFDVTTQGVETEVQAQAQLAAGLRLNGNLGYTYVNLDNRSGVESQYLSNVARHLATGALSLTHRRANFAFSGVFKQRAAQQTDPASTTALPSVLTPTYAVFNVRLEVALLPGRLWVLGQVQNLFDARYADLLGAQMPRRWSMLGARLALGK from the coding sequence ATGCTTTCTATACGCGCCACCGCTACGCTTCTCGGCAGTTTATTCACCCTCAGCGCCCTGGCCCAGACGGCCCCGGCCGACAGCGCCCGCGCCCTGCGCGAGGTGACGGTGTACGGCTCGCGCCTGGGCCAGTCGGCGGGCCAAACGGGCCGGGCCGTAACGGTTGTCCCCGGCAGCCGGCTGAACGAATACCCGGTGCTTTCGCTTGATGATTTGCTGCGCGTGCTGCCGGCGCTGGAGGTGCAGAGCCGCGGCAGCTTCGGGGCCCAGGCCGACGTGACGATGCGCGGCTCGACCTTCACGCAGGTACTGCTGCTGCTGGACGGCATGCGGCTGAACGACCCGCTCACGGGCCATTTTGCGGGCTACCTGCCCATCAGCCCGGCCGAGATTGAGCAGATTGAGATTGTGCGGGGCCCCGGCGCGGCCCTGTACGGGCCCGACGCGGTGGGCGGCTTCATCAACATCGTCACCAAAACCTTCGCCGCCACCCACCGGCCCGACGGCACCCAGCTGGCCGCCACGTTCCAGTCGGGCGAGTACGGGTTGAAGAGCACCAACCTGGGCTTTTACGGCCAGGAAAAGGGCCTGCGCCTGGCCGGGGGCCTGCTGAACAACACCGCCAGCGGCCAGCTGCTCGACGCGCCCGGCGGGGGCCGCAACGACGTCAAGCTCAACACCTACTCGCTGTCGGGGGCCTACGACATCACCCCAAAGCTTAGCGCCGCCGCCCGCGCCAGCTTCGACCGGCGCGACTTCAACGCCCAGAACTACTACACCACCAACCTCGGCGACCGGGCCCGCGAAACCTTCACCCGCGACTGGTACCAGGGCCAACTGCGCTACGAGTGGAGCACCAAGGCCCGCACCGAATTGCAAATCGTGGGCACCTCCAGCACGGATTACTACGTGTATACACCCACGTCGGTGCCCAGCGACCACCTCATGCACTACCTCAACGTGCAGGGCCAGCACCAACTGCAAATCAGCCCCAAGCTGCGGGCCACGCTGGGCGGCCAGGCCGACCGCCGCGCCGTGCAGAGCAACGACCGCGGCGACCACGCCGTGTGGCACACGGGGGCCTTCGCCGTGGCCGCCCTCGCCCCCACCCCCGGCCTGAACGTGACGGGGGCCCTGCGCCTCGACCACGACCAGGCCTACGGCACCGAGCTGGTGCCGCAGCTCAACGCCAGCCAGCAGCTGGGCGAGCACCTGACCGTGCGCGGGGCCCTGGGCAAGGCCATCCGGGCGGCGAATTTCACGGAGCAGTACAATTCCAACGTGCGGCCGGGCATTACGCCCGCCGGCTTCAACGTGGGCGACCCGAACCTGGCGGCCGAGCGCACCTTCAACTACGAAGGCGGCCTGGACTACCAGCCCACGCCGGCGCTGCTGGTGCGCGCCACCTACTTCCACCGCGACGGCCGCAACCTGATTGACTACGTGGCCCAGTCTGGGGCCCAGGTAATTGCCGCCACCGGCCTCGCCAACCTCAACCCCAACAGCAGCTACCGCTTCGCCCAAAACCTGTTCGACGTGACCACCCAGGGCGTGGAAACCGAGGTGCAGGCCCAGGCGCAACTCGCGGCCGGCCTGCGCCTCAACGGCAACCTGGGCTACACCTACGTGAACCTCGACAACCGGAGCGGCGTGGAATCGCAGTACCTCTCCAACGTGGCGCGCCACCTCGCCACGGGGGCCCTGAGCCTGACCCACCGCCGGGCCAACTTTGCGTTCAGCGGCGTTTTCAAGCAGCGCGCCGCCCAGCAAACCGACCCGGCCAGCACCACGGCCCTGCCCAGCGTGCTCACGCCCACCTACGCCGTGTTCAACGTCCGCCTCGAGGTGGCGCTGCTGCCCGGCCGCCTCTGGGTGCTGGGCCAAGTCCAGAACCTGTTCGACGCCCGCTACGCCGACCTGCTGGGGGCCCAGATGCCCCGTCGCTGGAGCATGCTGGGGGCCCGGCTGGCCTTGGGGAAATAG
- a CDS encoding SulP family inorganic anion transporter — MSQVVSSPARTGTPITPAGGPTPPVAKPSLFGTLGQDAPAGLVVFLVALPLCLGISLASGAPLLAGLVSGIVGGLLVSVLSGSAVSVSGPAAGLTVIMLSAIATLGSWQAVLAATVVAGVIQLLLGAARAGIIALYFPAAVIRGMLAAIGIILIMKQIPHFLGADTDYFEDMDFLQFNGLNTFSSIAAAAKGLSPGSVVVGAVSLALLLLWDTAPVRRQPWARLVPGALVAVLVAVGLNQLLRAVAPAWQVRPEHLVKLPVLSSLGQLASVMTFPDFNALRNPATYGVAFTIAVVASLETLLSVEAVDNLDPQKRHTPTNRELMAQGAGNLVSGLLGGLPLTAVIVRSSANIAAGAQSKVSAFIHGILLLVSLLFLGSILNLIPLAALAAVLLLVGFKLTKPALYRTQWRLGWAQFGPFIITIAAVLFTDLLKGVSIGLVIGFFFILKDNAKAGSYLRRDPATSGDDPADGEGAAPLHLRLPEHVSFLNKASIVTTLEQLPTGSRVVLDGTRSDVIDHDVLEAIEAFRQAAPARGIELELRGIRRVALAGH, encoded by the coding sequence ATGTCGCAAGTTGTTTCGTCGCCGGCCCGCACCGGCACCCCCATTACCCCCGCCGGGGGCCCCACGCCGCCCGTCGCTAAGCCGTCGCTGTTCGGCACCCTGGGGCAAGATGCGCCGGCCGGGTTGGTGGTGTTTCTGGTGGCGCTGCCGCTGTGCCTGGGCATTTCGCTGGCCTCCGGGGCCCCGCTGCTGGCGGGCCTGGTGTCGGGCATTGTGGGCGGGCTGCTGGTGAGCGTGCTCAGCGGCTCGGCGGTGAGCGTGAGCGGGCCGGCGGCGGGCCTCACGGTGATTATGCTGTCGGCCATTGCGACGCTGGGCTCGTGGCAGGCCGTGCTGGCGGCGACGGTCGTGGCGGGCGTTATTCAGCTGCTGCTGGGCGCGGCCCGGGCGGGCATCATCGCGCTGTACTTTCCGGCGGCCGTTATCCGGGGCATGCTGGCGGCCATCGGCATCATTTTGATTATGAAGCAGATCCCCCACTTCCTCGGGGCCGACACGGACTACTTTGAGGACATGGACTTTTTGCAGTTTAATGGCCTGAACACCTTCTCGTCCATTGCCGCGGCGGCCAAGGGGCTGAGCCCCGGCTCGGTGGTAGTGGGCGCGGTGTCGCTGGCACTGCTGCTGCTCTGGGATACGGCCCCCGTGCGCCGGCAGCCCTGGGCGCGGCTGGTGCCGGGGGCCCTGGTGGCGGTGCTGGTGGCCGTGGGCCTCAACCAGCTGCTGCGCGCGGTGGCCCCGGCCTGGCAGGTGCGCCCCGAGCACCTGGTGAAGCTGCCAGTGCTTTCGTCGCTCGGCCAGCTGGCAAGCGTGATGACCTTTCCCGACTTCAACGCCCTGCGCAACCCCGCGACCTACGGCGTGGCCTTCACCATCGCCGTCGTGGCCTCGCTCGAAACGCTGCTCAGCGTGGAGGCCGTGGACAACCTCGACCCCCAGAAGCGCCACACCCCCACCAACCGCGAGCTGATGGCCCAGGGGGCCGGCAACCTGGTGAGCGGCCTGCTGGGCGGGCTGCCCCTCACGGCGGTTATCGTGCGCTCATCCGCCAACATCGCGGCCGGCGCCCAAAGCAAGGTGTCGGCCTTTATCCACGGCATCCTGCTGCTGGTGAGCTTGTTGTTTCTGGGCTCGATCCTCAACCTGATTCCGCTGGCGGCGCTGGCGGCAGTGCTGCTGCTGGTGGGCTTCAAGCTGACCAAGCCGGCCCTGTACCGCACGCAGTGGCGCCTGGGCTGGGCGCAGTTTGGGCCGTTCATCATCACCATCGCGGCCGTGCTCTTCACCGATTTGCTCAAGGGCGTGAGCATCGGGCTGGTTATCGGCTTCTTCTTCATCCTGAAAGACAACGCCAAGGCCGGCTCCTACCTGCGGCGCGACCCGGCCACCAGCGGCGACGACCCAGCCGACGGCGAAGGGGCCGCCCCGCTGCACCTGCGCCTGCCCGAGCACGTCTCGTTCCTCAACAAGGCCAGCATCGTGACGACGCTGGAGCAGTTGCCCACCGGCAGCCGCGTGGTGCTCGACGGCACCCGCTCCGACGTCATCGACCACGACGTGCTGGAAGCCATCGAGGCCTTCCGGCAGGCGGCCCCGGCGCGCGGCATCGAGCTGGAGCTGCGCGGCATCCGCCGCGTAGCGCTGGCCGGGCACTAG
- a CDS encoding M1 family aminopeptidase, translated as MKYASTLGLLGLLAGPALGQTPTPPPAPPAPPLPLRDAAPDPVGPYRASATKINDLVHTKLAVKFDYAKRYLYGQAWVTLKPHGYATDSLRLDAKGMDIKAVALMSGTQQTPLKFTYTDQNNLYISLGRSFKPGEAYTVYLDYIAKPNELKVKGSAAITDAKGLYFINPDSTTKGKPVQVWTQGETEGSSAWFPTIDRPNQKSTEEIAMTVPSKYVTLSNGQLVSQTPAGPGLRTDTWKMDMPHAPYLFMMAVGDFKIYKDTWRGKEVNYYLEPKYAPFAKQIFGNTPDMLEFFSTRLGVEFPWNKYAQIVCRDYVSGAMENTTATLHGEQVQMTDRELIDREYQEESVIAHELFHQWFGDYVTCESWSNLTVNESMADFSEGLYAEHKYGREAADYHNYTNLRRYLANPADAAKDLVRFHYGDKEEMFDLVTYQKGGAVVDMLRTYLGDDVFFAGLQKYLKDNALGNGEAHQMRLAMEAVSGQDLNWFYNQWYFGAGHPVVTIDYAWDAARKTELVTVKQTQDGAPFRLPFAIDYYVNGKAQRQRVLMTQASQTFEMPLAAQPALVNVDAEKKLVWLKKDNKPFSAFAYQYAHAPLYVDRREAVAAAKDAQAQEPAARALLLAALNDKFYNLRRAAVQSLDLENKAVAKAAAPALRKLLATEKDPNVQLEILGALGHLKEKRDAATFTKYLAESRSYGVQGAALQGLAEVAPQQALAKAQALENDDHAALVRAVATTYAVAGGPAQWPFIRDKFDAAPISGKASLLEGMAAMLPRLSDPKLFAEDVDRLKAIGIQYKSQGADQAIIGLLQSEPVQKSASAGVSENRQTLERAVQEIQQAK; from the coding sequence ATGAAATACGCTTCCACGCTGGGCCTGTTGGGCCTGCTGGCCGGCCCCGCCCTGGGCCAAACGCCCACCCCGCCGCCGGCCCCACCCGCCCCGCCGCTGCCCCTGCGCGACGCCGCCCCCGACCCCGTGGGGCCCTACCGCGCCTCGGCCACTAAGATTAACGACCTGGTGCACACCAAGCTGGCCGTGAAATTTGACTACGCCAAGCGCTACCTCTACGGCCAGGCGTGGGTCACGCTCAAGCCCCACGGCTACGCTACCGACTCGCTGCGGCTCGACGCCAAAGGCATGGACATCAAGGCCGTGGCCCTGATGAGCGGCACCCAGCAAACGCCGCTCAAGTTCACCTACACCGACCAGAACAACCTCTACATCAGCCTGGGCCGCAGCTTCAAGCCCGGCGAGGCCTACACCGTGTACCTCGACTACATAGCCAAGCCCAACGAGCTGAAGGTGAAGGGCTCGGCTGCCATCACCGACGCCAAGGGCCTGTACTTCATCAACCCCGACAGCACGACCAAGGGCAAACCGGTGCAAGTCTGGACGCAGGGCGAGACGGAAGGCTCGTCGGCCTGGTTCCCGACCATCGACCGGCCCAACCAGAAGTCGACCGAGGAAATTGCCATGACCGTGCCCAGTAAGTACGTGACGCTCAGCAACGGCCAGCTGGTGAGCCAAACGCCCGCGGGCCCTGGCCTGCGCACCGACACCTGGAAAATGGATATGCCCCACGCGCCTTACCTGTTCATGATGGCGGTGGGCGACTTCAAAATCTACAAAGACACCTGGCGCGGCAAGGAGGTGAACTATTACCTCGAACCCAAGTACGCACCCTTCGCCAAGCAGATTTTCGGGAACACGCCCGACATGCTGGAGTTTTTCTCGACCCGCCTGGGCGTGGAGTTTCCGTGGAACAAGTACGCCCAAATTGTGTGCCGCGACTACGTGAGCGGGGCCATGGAAAACACCACCGCTACGCTGCACGGCGAGCAGGTGCAAATGACCGACCGCGAACTCATTGACCGCGAGTACCAGGAAGAATCGGTGATTGCCCACGAGCTGTTTCACCAGTGGTTTGGCGACTACGTTACCTGCGAAAGCTGGAGCAACCTGACCGTGAACGAGTCGATGGCCGACTTTTCGGAGGGACTCTACGCCGAGCACAAGTACGGCCGCGAGGCCGCCGACTACCACAACTACACCAACCTGCGCCGCTACCTGGCCAACCCCGCCGACGCGGCTAAGGACCTCGTGCGCTTCCACTACGGCGACAAGGAGGAGATGTTTGACCTGGTGACCTACCAGAAGGGCGGGGCCGTGGTGGACATGCTGCGCACTTACCTCGGCGACGACGTATTCTTTGCCGGCTTGCAGAAATACCTGAAGGACAACGCCCTGGGCAACGGTGAGGCCCACCAGATGCGCCTGGCCATGGAAGCCGTGTCGGGCCAGGACCTGAACTGGTTCTACAACCAGTGGTACTTCGGGGCCGGCCACCCGGTCGTCACCATCGACTACGCCTGGGACGCGGCCCGCAAAACGGAGCTGGTCACCGTGAAGCAAACCCAGGACGGGGCCCCGTTCCGCCTGCCGTTCGCCATCGACTACTACGTGAACGGCAAGGCCCAGCGCCAGCGCGTGCTGATGACGCAGGCCAGCCAGACGTTTGAAATGCCTTTGGCCGCCCAGCCCGCCCTGGTGAACGTGGACGCCGAGAAGAAGCTCGTGTGGCTGAAGAAGGACAACAAGCCGTTCAGCGCCTTCGCCTACCAGTACGCCCACGCCCCCCTGTACGTGGACCGCCGCGAGGCCGTGGCCGCTGCCAAAGACGCCCAGGCCCAGGAGCCCGCCGCCCGCGCCCTGTTGCTGGCCGCCCTCAACGATAAGTTTTACAACCTGCGCCGGGCCGCCGTGCAAAGCCTGGATTTGGAAAACAAAGCCGTGGCCAAGGCCGCCGCGCCTGCCCTGCGCAAGCTGCTGGCCACCGAAAAAGACCCCAACGTGCAGCTGGAAATCCTGGGGGCCCTGGGCCACCTGAAGGAAAAGCGCGACGCGGCCACGTTTACTAAGTACTTGGCCGAGAGCCGCTCGTACGGCGTGCAGGGCGCGGCGCTGCAAGGCCTGGCCGAAGTAGCGCCTCAGCAGGCCCTGGCCAAAGCCCAAGCCCTGGAAAACGACGACCACGCCGCCCTCGTCCGGGCCGTGGCCACTACCTACGCCGTGGCCGGGGGCCCCGCTCAGTGGCCCTTCATCCGCGACAAATTCGACGCGGCCCCCATTTCGGGCAAGGCCAGCTTGCTGGAAGGCATGGCCGCCATGCTGCCCCGCCTGAGCGACCCCAAGCTGTTCGCCGAAGACGTGGACCGCCTCAAGGCCATTGGCATTCAGTACAAGTCGCAGGGGGCCGACCAGGCCATCATCGGCCTGCTGCAAAGCGAGCCCGTCCAGAAGTCAGCCAGCGCCGGCGTGTCCGAAAACCGCCAGACGCTGGAACGCGCTGTGCAGGAAATTCAGCAGGCCAAATAG